A single Nomascus leucogenys isolate Asia chromosome 14, Asia_NLE_v1, whole genome shotgun sequence DNA region contains:
- the C14H2orf81 gene encoding LOW QUALITY PROTEIN: uncharacterized protein C2orf81 homolog (The sequence of the model RefSeq protein was modified relative to this genomic sequence to represent the inferred CDS: inserted 1 base in 1 codon), translating into MAHEGSRQERQVRDRGMTRSAVRDRGVTRSKAEKVRPPTVPVPQVDIVPGRLNEAEWMALTALEEGEDVVGDILADLLARVMDSAFKVYLTQQCIPFTISEAREAMLQITEWRFLARDEGESAVAEDPTWDEDEEPSPCTTDSWAQGSVPVLHAPTSEGLENFQGEVHSSGASPDSSAVTPALPFPTSHCPSAFPQDPGSVDRIPLGRSWVGRGSQEQMESWEPSTELRVTSAPLPTSELFQEAGPGGLVEEADGQCSGLSSAGSLSATFQLSVKEAPADDADPSLDPYLEASPQASTERGHPFGFHLSLEDLYCCMPQLDVAGDRLELRSEGVPCIASGVLMSCPSVGGATCPSASFQQQRARPSDVRLSAQNHRMRRKAAVKRLDPARLPCHWVRPLAEVLVPDSQTRPLEAYRGRQRGEKPKARXEPQALGPGTRVSPAAFFPLRPGIPFCALDSGPALQFPTLNLGLSSPSLGSKLPFPNSRIRFLTTHPVLPDVARSPSPKLWPSARWPSGWEGEAELLGELWAGRTRVPPQGLELADREGQDPGRWPRTTPPILEATSQVMWKPVLLPEALKLAPGVSMWNRSTQVLLSSGVPEQEDKEGSTFPPVEQHPIQTGAPKPQVTVAQLMKNSVPKVWSSKPAASV; encoded by the exons ATGGCGCACGAAGGCTCG aggcaggagaggcaggtcCGAGACCGCGGGATGACCCGGTCCGCGGTCCGAGACCGCGGGGTGACCCGGTCCAAGGCGGAAAAAGTGCGGCCGCCCACTGTGCCAGTGCCGCAGGTGGATATTGTGCCTGGGCGGCTCAATGAGGCCGAGTGGATGGCGCTTACGGCCCTCGAGGAGGGCGAGGACGTGGTAGGGGACATCTTGGCCGACTTGCTGGCTCGAGTTATGGACTCTGCTTTCAAAGTCTACCTGACTCAGCAG TGCATTCCATTCACCATCAGCGAGGCCCGGGAGGCCATGCTGCAGATCACGGAGTGGCGCTTCCTGGCCCGGGACGAGGGAGAATCTGCAGTAGCTGAGGACCCCACATGGGATGAGGACGAGGAGCCTTCGCCATGCACgacggactcctgggctcagggttCAGTGCCCGTGCTGCACGCGCCCACCTCGGAGGGCCTGGAGAACTTCCAAGGTGAAGTACACTCCTCGGGAGCCTCTCCGGACTCCTCTGCCGTTACTCCTGCTCTCCCCTTTCCGACATCTCACTGCCCGAGTGCATTTCCCCAGGACCCTGGGAGCGTGGACCGGATCCCTTTAGGAAGGTCGTGGGTGGGTCGAGGCTCCCAGGAGCAGATGGAATCTTGGGAGCCTTCTACGGAGCTGAGAGTCACCTCGGCCCCTCTTCCCACGTCAGAGTTGTTTCAGGAGGCAGGGCCCGGAGGTCTTGTAGAGGAAGCGGACGGCCAGTGTAGCGGCCTCTCCTCGGCCGGGTCCTTGAGCGCGACCTTCCAACTGTCGGTGAAGGAGGCGCCTGCCGACGATGCCGACCCTTCTCTGGATCCGTACCTGGAAGCCAGCCCCCAGGCCTCAACCGAGAGGGGACACCCCTTCGGCTTCCATTTGTCGTTGGAGGACCTCTACTGTTGCATGCCCCAGCTGGACGTGGCTGGGGATCGGCTGGAACTCAGGTCAGAGGGGGTGCCCTGCATCGCCTCGGGCGTGTTGATGTCCTGCCCCTCTGTGGGCGGCGCCACCTGCCCCTCTGCGTCCTTCCAGCAGCAGCGGGCCAGGCCCTCGGATGTGCGGCTGAGCGCCCAGAACCACAGGATGCGCCGCAAGGCGGCCGTGAAACGCCTGGACCCTGCGCGGCTCCCGTGCCACTGGGTGCGCCCTCTGGCTGAGGTCCTGGTCCCAGACTCTCAAACACGCCCCTTGGAAGCCTACCGCGGCCGCCAGCGGGGCGAGAAGCCCAAGGCCC CCGAACCCCAAGCCCTCGGCCCCGGCACCCGTGTCTCCCCGGCAGCGTTCTTCCCTCTCCGGCCGGGCATTCCTTTCTGTGCCTTGGACTCGGGCCCCGCACTCCAGTTCCCCACTTTAAATTTAGGCCTATCGTCGCCATCCCTTGGGTCAAAGCTGCCATTCCCCAACTCCAGGATTCGCTTCCTCACCACACACCCGGTGCTCCCTGATGTGGCCCGCAGCCCCAGCCCCAAGCTGTGGCCCAGTGCCAGGTGGCCCAGCGGTTGGGAGGGGGAGGCCGAGCTGCTGGGCGAGCTGTGGGCTGGCCGGACCCGCGTGCCTCCACAGGGTCTGGAGCTGGCAGACAGGGAGGGCCAGGATCCTGGCAGATGGCCTCGAACCACACCCCCGATCCTTGAAGCCACTTCCCAGGTGATGTGGAAGCCGGTGTTGCTGCCAGAAGCCCTGAAGCTGGCCCCTGGTGTGAGCATGTGGAACCGGAGCACCCAGGTGTTGCTCAGCTCTGGTGTGCCTGAACAGGAGGACAAAGAAGGTAGCACCTTTCCTCCCGTTGAGCAACACCCCATCCAGACAGGTGCCCCAAAGCCCCAGGTGACTGTAGCACAGCTAATGAAAAACTCAGTCCCCAAAGTGTGGTCCTCTAAGCCTGCTGCCTCCGTCTGA
- the LOC105738951 gene encoding high mobility group protein HMG-I/HMG-Y-like: protein MSESSSKSSQPLASKQKKDGTEKRGRGRPRKQPLKELSEVPTPKRPRGPPKGSKNKGAAKTRKTTTAPGRKPRGRPKKLEKEEEKGISQESSLEQQLPSGTGQL from the exons ATGAGCGAGTCGAGCTCAAAGTCCAGCCAGCCCTTGGCCTCCAAGCAGAAAAAGGACGGCACTGAGAAGCGGGGCCGTGGCAGGCCGCGCAAGCAGCCTCTG AAGGAGCTCAGCGAAGTGCCAACACCTAAGAGACCTCGGGGCCCACCAAAGGGAAGCAAAAACAAGGGTGCTGCCAAGACCCGGAAAACCACCACAGCTCCGGGAAGGAAACCAAGGGGAAGACCCAAAAaactggagaaggaggaagagaagggcatCTCGCAGGAGTCCTCACTGGAGCAGCAGCTTCCTTCTGGGACTGGACAGCTTTGA
- the WDR54 gene encoding WD repeat-containing protein 54 isoform X1 produces the protein MVAADLEGPYQPGVRMFRWEPSLPLRGSAAALCNNLSVLQLPARNLTYFGVVHGPSAQLLSVAPEGVPLAQRQLHAKEGAGVSPPLITQVHWCVLPFRVLLVLTSHRGIQMYESNGYTMVYWHALDSGDASPVQAVFARGIAASGHFICVGTWSGRVLVFDIPAKGPNIVLSEELAGHQMPITDIATEPAQGQDCVADMVTADDSGLLCVWRSGPEFTLLTRIPGFGVPCPSVQLWQGIIAAGYGNGQVHLYEATTGNLHVQINAHARAICALDLASEVGKLLSAGEDTFVHIWKLSRSPESGYIEVEHCHGECVSDTQLCGARFCDSSGSSFAVTGYDLAEIRRFSSV, from the exons ATGGTGGCGGCGGATTTGGAGGGACCCTACCAACCAGGAGTCAG GATGTTCCGCTGGgagccctcccttccccttcgAGGCTCGGCCGCCGCCCTGTGCAACAACCTCAGTGTGCTGCAGCTGCCGGCTCGCAACCTCACGTATTTTGGTGTGGTTCATGGACCAAGCGCCCAGCTTCTCAGCGTTGCTCCTGAGGGTGTGCCCTTGGCCCAGCGCCAGCTCCACGCTAAGGAGGGTGCTGGAGTGAGCCCCCCACTTATCACTCAG GTCCACTGGTGTGTCCTCCCCTTCCGAGTGCTGCTGGTACTCACCTCACATCGAGGAATACAG ATGTACGAGTCCAATGGCTACACCATGGTCTACTGGCATGCACTGGACTCTGGAGATGCCTCCCCAG TACAGGCTGTGTTTGCCCGGGGAATTGCTGCCAGTGGCCACTTCATCTGTGTGG GAACGTGGTCAGGCCGGGTGCTGGTGTTTGACATCCCAGCCAAGGGTCCCAACATTGTACTGAGCGAGGAGCTGGCTGGGCACCAGATGCCAATCACAGACATTGCCACCGAGCCTGCCCAGGGACAG GATTGTGTGGCTGACATGGTGACGGCAGATGATTCAGGCTTGCTGTGTGTCTGGCGGTCAGGGCCAGAATTCACATTATTGACCCGCATTCCAGGATTTGG AGTCCCGTGCCCCTCTGTGCAGCTGTGGCAGGGGATCATAGCGGCAGGCTATGGGAATGGACAAGTGCATCTGTATGAGGCCACTACAGGAAATCTACATGTCCAGATCAATGCCCATGCCCGGGCCATCTGCGCCCTGGACCTGGCTTCTGAGGTGGGCAAG CTACTCTCTGCAGGTGAGGACACCTTTGTGCATATCTGGAAGCTGAGCAGAAGCCCAGAGAGTGGCTACATTGAG GTGGAACACTGTCATGGTGAGTGTGTCTCCGACACCCAGCTGTGTGGTGCTCGATTTTGTGATTCCTCAGGCAGCTCCTTTGCTGTGACTGGCTATGACCTTGCGGAGATCCGGAGATTCAGCAGTGTGTGA
- the WDR54 gene encoding WD repeat-containing protein 54 isoform X4, which produces MVAADLEGPYQPGVRMFRWEPSLPLRGSAAALCNNLSVLQLPARNLTYFGVVHGPSAQLLSVAPEGVPLAQRQLHAKEGAGVSPPLITQVHWCVLPFRVLLVLTSHRGIQMYESNGYTMVYWHALDSGDASPVQAVFARGIAASGHFICVVLDTGTWSGRVLVFDIPAKGPNIVLSEELAGHQMPITDIATEPAQGQDCVADMVTADDSGLLCVWRSGPEFTLLTRIPGFGVPCPSVQLWQGIIAAGYGNGQVHLYEATTGNLHVQINAHARAICALDLASEVGKLLSAGEDTFVHIWKLSRSPESGYIEVEHCHGECVSDTQLCGARFCDSSGSSFAVTGYDLAEIRRFSSV; this is translated from the exons ATGGTGGCGGCGGATTTGGAGGGACCCTACCAACCAGGAGTCAG GATGTTCCGCTGGgagccctcccttccccttcgAGGCTCGGCCGCCGCCCTGTGCAACAACCTCAGTGTGCTGCAGCTGCCGGCTCGCAACCTCACGTATTTTGGTGTGGTTCATGGACCAAGCGCCCAGCTTCTCAGCGTTGCTCCTGAGGGTGTGCCCTTGGCCCAGCGCCAGCTCCACGCTAAGGAGGGTGCTGGAGTGAGCCCCCCACTTATCACTCAG GTCCACTGGTGTGTCCTCCCCTTCCGAGTGCTGCTGGTACTCACCTCACATCGAGGAATACAG ATGTACGAGTCCAATGGCTACACCATGGTCTACTGGCATGCACTGGACTCTGGAGATGCCTCCCCAG TACAGGCTGTGTTTGCCCGGGGAATTGCTGCCAGTGGCCACTTCATCTGTGTGG TTCTGGATACAGGAACGTGGTCAGGCCGGGTGCTGGTGTTTGACATCCCAGCCAAGGGTCCCAACATTGTACTGAGCGAGGAGCTGGCTGGGCACCAGATGCCAATCACAGACATTGCCACCGAGCCTGCCCAGGGACAG GATTGTGTGGCTGACATGGTGACGGCAGATGATTCAGGCTTGCTGTGTGTCTGGCGGTCAGGGCCAGAATTCACATTATTGACCCGCATTCCAGGATTTGG AGTCCCGTGCCCCTCTGTGCAGCTGTGGCAGGGGATCATAGCGGCAGGCTATGGGAATGGACAAGTGCATCTGTATGAGGCCACTACAGGAAATCTACATGTCCAGATCAATGCCCATGCCCGGGCCATCTGCGCCCTGGACCTGGCTTCTGAGGTGGGCAAG CTACTCTCTGCAGGTGAGGACACCTTTGTGCATATCTGGAAGCTGAGCAGAAGCCCAGAGAGTGGCTACATTGAG GTGGAACACTGTCATGGTGAGTGTGTCTCCGACACCCAGCTGTGTGGTGCTCGATTTTGTGATTCCTCAGGCAGCTCCTTTGCTGTGACTGGCTATGACCTTGCGGAGATCCGGAGATTCAGCAGTGTGTGA
- the WDR54 gene encoding WD repeat-containing protein 54 isoform X3, whose amino-acid sequence MFRWEPSLPLRGSAAALCNNLSVLQLPARNLTYFGVVHGPSAQLLSVAPEGVPLAQRQLHAKEGAGVSPPLITQVHWCVLPFRVLLVLTSHRGIQMYESNGYTMVYWHALDSGDASPVQAVFARGIAASGHFICVGTWSGRVLVFDIPAKGPNIVLSEELAGHQMPITDIATEPAQGQDCVADMVTADDSGLLCVWRSGPEFTLLTRIPGFGVPCPSVQLWQGIIAAGYGNGQVHLYEATTGNLHVQINAHARAICALDLASEVGKLLSAGEDTFVHIWKLSRSPESGYIEVEHCHGECVSDTQLCGARFCDSSGSSFAVTGYDLAEIRRFSSV is encoded by the exons ATGTTCCGCTGGgagccctcccttccccttcgAGGCTCGGCCGCCGCCCTGTGCAACAACCTCAGTGTGCTGCAGCTGCCGGCTCGCAACCTCACGTATTTTGGTGTGGTTCATGGACCAAGCGCCCAGCTTCTCAGCGTTGCTCCTGAGGGTGTGCCCTTGGCCCAGCGCCAGCTCCACGCTAAGGAGGGTGCTGGAGTGAGCCCCCCACTTATCACTCAG GTCCACTGGTGTGTCCTCCCCTTCCGAGTGCTGCTGGTACTCACCTCACATCGAGGAATACAG ATGTACGAGTCCAATGGCTACACCATGGTCTACTGGCATGCACTGGACTCTGGAGATGCCTCCCCAG TACAGGCTGTGTTTGCCCGGGGAATTGCTGCCAGTGGCCACTTCATCTGTGTGG GAACGTGGTCAGGCCGGGTGCTGGTGTTTGACATCCCAGCCAAGGGTCCCAACATTGTACTGAGCGAGGAGCTGGCTGGGCACCAGATGCCAATCACAGACATTGCCACCGAGCCTGCCCAGGGACAG GATTGTGTGGCTGACATGGTGACGGCAGATGATTCAGGCTTGCTGTGTGTCTGGCGGTCAGGGCCAGAATTCACATTATTGACCCGCATTCCAGGATTTGG AGTCCCGTGCCCCTCTGTGCAGCTGTGGCAGGGGATCATAGCGGCAGGCTATGGGAATGGACAAGTGCATCTGTATGAGGCCACTACAGGAAATCTACATGTCCAGATCAATGCCCATGCCCGGGCCATCTGCGCCCTGGACCTGGCTTCTGAGGTGGGCAAG CTACTCTCTGCAGGTGAGGACACCTTTGTGCATATCTGGAAGCTGAGCAGAAGCCCAGAGAGTGGCTACATTGAG GTGGAACACTGTCATGGTGAGTGTGTCTCCGACACCCAGCTGTGTGGTGCTCGATTTTGTGATTCCTCAGGCAGCTCCTTTGCTGTGACTGGCTATGACCTTGCGGAGATCCGGAGATTCAGCAGTGTGTGA
- the WDR54 gene encoding WD repeat-containing protein 54 isoform X2, whose product MFRWEPSLPLRGSAAALCNNLSVLQLPARNLTYFGVVHGPSAQLLSVAPEGVPLAQRQLHAKEGAGVSPPLITQVHWCVLPFRVLLVLTSHRGIQMYESNGYTMVYWHALDSGDASPVQAVFARGIAASGHFICVVLDTGTWSGRVLVFDIPAKGPNIVLSEELAGHQMPITDIATEPAQGQDCVADMVTADDSGLLCVWRSGPEFTLLTRIPGFGVPCPSVQLWQGIIAAGYGNGQVHLYEATTGNLHVQINAHARAICALDLASEVGKLLSAGEDTFVHIWKLSRSPESGYIEVEHCHGECVSDTQLCGARFCDSSGSSFAVTGYDLAEIRRFSSV is encoded by the exons ATGTTCCGCTGGgagccctcccttccccttcgAGGCTCGGCCGCCGCCCTGTGCAACAACCTCAGTGTGCTGCAGCTGCCGGCTCGCAACCTCACGTATTTTGGTGTGGTTCATGGACCAAGCGCCCAGCTTCTCAGCGTTGCTCCTGAGGGTGTGCCCTTGGCCCAGCGCCAGCTCCACGCTAAGGAGGGTGCTGGAGTGAGCCCCCCACTTATCACTCAG GTCCACTGGTGTGTCCTCCCCTTCCGAGTGCTGCTGGTACTCACCTCACATCGAGGAATACAG ATGTACGAGTCCAATGGCTACACCATGGTCTACTGGCATGCACTGGACTCTGGAGATGCCTCCCCAG TACAGGCTGTGTTTGCCCGGGGAATTGCTGCCAGTGGCCACTTCATCTGTGTGG TTCTGGATACAGGAACGTGGTCAGGCCGGGTGCTGGTGTTTGACATCCCAGCCAAGGGTCCCAACATTGTACTGAGCGAGGAGCTGGCTGGGCACCAGATGCCAATCACAGACATTGCCACCGAGCCTGCCCAGGGACAG GATTGTGTGGCTGACATGGTGACGGCAGATGATTCAGGCTTGCTGTGTGTCTGGCGGTCAGGGCCAGAATTCACATTATTGACCCGCATTCCAGGATTTGG AGTCCCGTGCCCCTCTGTGCAGCTGTGGCAGGGGATCATAGCGGCAGGCTATGGGAATGGACAAGTGCATCTGTATGAGGCCACTACAGGAAATCTACATGTCCAGATCAATGCCCATGCCCGGGCCATCTGCGCCCTGGACCTGGCTTCTGAGGTGGGCAAG CTACTCTCTGCAGGTGAGGACACCTTTGTGCATATCTGGAAGCTGAGCAGAAGCCCAGAGAGTGGCTACATTGAG GTGGAACACTGTCATGGTGAGTGTGTCTCCGACACCCAGCTGTGTGGTGCTCGATTTTGTGATTCCTCAGGCAGCTCCTTTGCTGTGACTGGCTATGACCTTGCGGAGATCCGGAGATTCAGCAGTGTGTGA